One Candidatus Sulfurimonas baltica DNA segment encodes these proteins:
- a CDS encoding ABC-F family ATP-binding cassette domain-containing protein, which produces MIQLINISKSFSSQELFSNLNFKLNSGNRVGLVGRNGSGKSTLFKIILGEESPDSGDVIIPKGYKIGTLKQHLEFSESTLREEAALALEEDMKYDVYRVEKILFGLGFVQEDLEKNPLSFSGGYQIRINLAKLLVTEPNLLLLDEPTNYLDILSLRWLKAFLRAFEGEVILITHDRNFMDAVTTHTMGIVRKTLRVIPGDTHKYYEQLQANDELYEKQKIAQDKKVKELEDFIARNKARASTAALAQSKVKQLEKMELLDDLGFDASLKFDFNFKETPAKVLLDVKNLSFGYTPDNILFKDISFTLEKGECLGIIGKNGKGKSTLLNTIAGELKQLHGEVNMHTSTTFAHFGQTNISRLHPNSTVMDEIHSANTKLSTQVIRSISGAMMFSGDAADKKVSLLSGGEKSRVMLGQILARNVNLLFLDEPTNHLDMDSIEALTKAIKNFKGSVIIVTHSEELLRRVCDRLIIFAKNGAEYFDGGYDLFLEKIGWEEEEAVESEKQKPKANNKDNKKLKAELVRERNSITSPLKKKVEKLENEIIKIEELLDNNHKKLIEVSNSGESAKLMELSKLVSTQESEVEEKFELLETAQSELDEININYEQKIEKLED; this is translated from the coding sequence ATGATACAACTAATCAATATCTCAAAAAGCTTCTCTTCACAAGAGCTTTTCAGCAACCTTAACTTTAAACTAAACTCCGGCAACAGAGTTGGTTTGGTGGGTCGAAACGGTAGCGGCAAGTCTACCCTGTTCAAAATTATATTAGGCGAAGAGAGTCCAGACAGCGGTGATGTTATAATACCAAAGGGGTACAAAATCGGTACGCTAAAACAGCATTTAGAGTTTAGCGAGAGCACTCTAAGAGAAGAGGCTGCATTGGCGCTTGAAGAGGATATGAAGTATGATGTCTATAGGGTTGAGAAAATTCTGTTCGGATTAGGTTTCGTTCAAGAGGATTTAGAGAAAAACCCTCTCTCTTTTTCCGGTGGATATCAAATAAGAATAAACCTCGCAAAGCTTCTAGTGACAGAACCGAATCTGCTACTCCTTGATGAACCTACCAACTACCTTGATATTCTCTCTTTGAGATGGTTGAAAGCATTTTTACGAGCTTTTGAGGGTGAAGTTATACTTATAACACACGACCGCAATTTTATGGATGCTGTTACTACACATACTATGGGGATAGTACGCAAGACTCTAAGAGTTATACCCGGCGACACCCACAAATACTACGAGCAGCTCCAAGCCAACGACGAGCTATATGAAAAACAAAAAATAGCACAAGATAAAAAAGTAAAAGAGTTGGAGGATTTTATCGCTCGCAACAAAGCGCGTGCATCAACAGCTGCGCTTGCTCAGTCTAAGGTAAAACAGTTGGAGAAGATGGAGCTACTCGATGATTTGGGATTTGATGCAAGTTTGAAATTTGATTTTAACTTTAAAGAGACTCCTGCTAAAGTTCTCCTTGATGTAAAAAATCTGAGCTTTGGCTATACGCCCGATAACATCCTTTTTAAAGACATCTCTTTTACCCTTGAAAAAGGTGAGTGTCTTGGAATTATCGGAAAAAACGGTAAAGGTAAATCAACTCTTTTAAACACAATTGCCGGTGAGCTAAAACAACTCCATGGCGAAGTAAATATGCACACCAGCACAACTTTTGCCCATTTTGGTCAAACAAACATTTCTCGTCTGCACCCAAACAGCACTGTTATGGATGAGATTCACTCAGCTAACACTAAACTCTCAACACAAGTTATAAGAAGTATTAGCGGGGCGATGATGTTTAGCGGAGATGCTGCAGATAAAAAAGTCTCACTTCTATCTGGAGGAGAAAAAAGTCGTGTAATGCTAGGGCAGATATTGGCTCGTAACGTAAACCTACTCTTTCTTGATGAGCCTACAAACCACTTAGATATGGATTCTATTGAGGCACTGACAAAAGCAATTAAAAACTTTAAAGGCTCAGTTATTATTGTTACTCACTCAGAAGAGCTGCTTCGACGTGTTTGTGACAGACTTATTATCTTTGCAAAAAATGGTGCAGAGTATTTTGATGGCGGCTACGACCTCTTTTTAGAGAAAATAGGCTGGGAAGAAGAGGAAGCCGTAGAGAGTGAGAAACAAAAACCAAAAGCGAACAACAAAGATAATAAAAAACTAAAGGCTGAGCTAGTTCGTGAGAGAAATTCCATAACATCACCTTTGAAAAAAAAAGTTGAAAAGCTAGAGAACGAAATTATTAAGATAGAGGAGCTTTTGGATAATAACCATAAAAAGCTGATAGAGGTCTCAAACAGTGGCGAGAGCGCTAAACTTATGGAGCTTTCCAAACTTGTCTCAACTCAGGAGAGTGAAGTCGAAGAGAAGTTTGAGCTTTTAGAAACTGCACAATCTGAGCTAGATGAGATAAATATAAATTATGAACAAAAAATAGAAAAACTAGAGGATTAA
- a CDS encoding CZB domain-containing protein — protein MVLIKIDHILFKSNAYATIVAGNSDAKFVDHHNCRLGKWYENDGKKQYGNTNGYALIDAPHSKVHQNVLKNMEFVKNGTALNQVNEDAIINNFIDMEKESEKLFGILDGIVHELDPSFK, from the coding sequence ATGGTACTTATAAAAATCGATCATATTTTATTTAAATCAAATGCTTATGCAACAATTGTTGCAGGCAATAGTGATGCAAAATTTGTTGATCACCATAATTGTCGCCTTGGAAAGTGGTACGAAAATGATGGTAAAAAACAGTATGGCAATACAAATGGTTACGCTCTGATTGATGCTCCTCATTCTAAAGTTCATCAAAATGTACTAAAGAATATGGAGTTTGTTAAAAATGGCACGGCACTGAATCAAGTAAACGAAGATGCAATCATTAATAATTTTATAGACATGGAAAAAGAGAGTGAAAAACTTTTTGGTATTCTTGACGGTATTGTTCACGAGTTGGACCCATCTTTTAAATAG
- a CDS encoding YceI family protein, whose product MKVLTSLVVASIVGVSGLFGSNFNVDPSHTNVGFKVKHMMISNVNGKFNSFEGTFSIDDSTKKFTKIDAKVKVASISTENEDRDKHLRSADFFDVEKYPQMKLKLVEHNGDTALVELTIKDVTKTIKMDVEDISGMVKDPWGNVRTGFVLEGKIDRQEFNIKFSKLIETGALMVGNDVKIIIEAEGILTK is encoded by the coding sequence ATGAAAGTATTAACTTCATTAGTAGTAGCAAGTATCGTAGGTGTTTCAGGATTGTTCGGTTCTAATTTTAATGTAGACCCATCACACACAAATGTAGGTTTTAAAGTAAAACACATGATGATTTCAAATGTTAATGGTAAGTTCAATAGCTTTGAAGGGACATTTTCTATAGATGATTCAACAAAGAAGTTCACAAAAATAGATGCAAAAGTTAAAGTTGCCTCTATTTCGACAGAAAATGAAGATAGAGATAAGCATTTAAGAAGTGCAGATTTTTTTGATGTTGAAAAATATCCGCAGATGAAACTAAAACTAGTTGAGCATAATGGAGATACGGCATTAGTTGAACTAACCATTAAGGATGTTACTAAAACAATCAAGATGGATGTTGAAGATATAAGCGGTATGGTTAAAGACCCATGGGGAAATGTTCGTACAGGATTTGTTTTAGAGGGTAAAATAGATAGACAAGAGTTTAATATAAAGTTCAGCAAGTTAATTGAAACTGGTGCTCTTATGGTTGGAAATGATGTTAAAATCATCATCGAAGCAGAGGGAATTTTAACTAAATAG
- a CDS encoding thioredoxin family protein, producing MKNLVLLLLLTTLLSAQEYREFAHKMGYETSYERAMEKAKKENKNIMFFMITNYCPWCSKMEKRVLSNLDVDKTLKAKFIPLILNKEEKNFPKEFDVAGSPVTYLIEQNQEKVYDKRLGYMNKKEFLNFIK from the coding sequence ATGAAAAATCTAGTTTTACTGTTGTTATTGACAACGCTATTATCCGCACAAGAGTATAGAGAATTCGCTCACAAAATGGGTTATGAGACCTCATATGAGAGAGCTATGGAAAAAGCAAAAAAAGAGAATAAAAATATAATGTTTTTTATGATAACAAACTATTGCCCATGGTGTAGTAAAATGGAAAAAAGGGTGCTCTCAAATTTAGATGTCGACAAAACTTTAAAAGCTAAATTTATTCCACTTATTTTAAACAAAGAAGAGAAAAACTTCCCAAAAGAGTTTGATGTTGCCGGAAGTCCCGTTACGTATCTAATAGAACAAAATCAAGAAAAAGTTTACGATAAGAGACTTGGGTATATGAATAAAAAAGAGTTTTTAAATTTTATAAAATAA
- a CDS encoding TetR/AcrR family transcriptional regulator, whose protein sequence is MSTKKKILQAALVLFNEGNTQMATTNHIAKAINISPGNLHYHYNNREEIIRVLYKQMRKEMSLPVEALPKTILELNKHQEDLLNILWEYRFFYKELLFLFSRDADLEKMYVEDNLKHRQRVIKSVESFIENGEIELINGQKIDYIADSILMITQFYFSYLKTLGKDIDKNSVKESIDYVNGVFRPYLTKKAIQNLKLD, encoded by the coding sequence ATGAGTACAAAAAAGAAAATTTTGCAAGCAGCTTTGGTGTTGTTCAATGAGGGAAACACTCAAATGGCAACAACAAATCATATTGCAAAAGCTATAAATATAAGCCCCGGCAATTTGCATTATCACTACAATAACCGAGAAGAGATAATTAGAGTTTTATATAAACAGATGAGAAAAGAGATGTCTCTACCTGTGGAAGCTCTGCCAAAAACAATTTTAGAGTTAAATAAACATCAAGAAGATTTATTAAATATTTTATGGGAGTATAGATTCTTTTATAAGGAGCTGCTTTTCCTTTTTTCCCGCGATGCAGATCTGGAGAAAATGTATGTTGAAGACAACTTGAAACATCGCCAAAGAGTTATAAAGTCAGTTGAGAGTTTTATAGAAAATGGGGAGATAGAACTGATAAATGGACAAAAAATAGATTATATTGCCGACTCTATTTTGATGATAACGCAGTTTTATTTTTCATACCTAAAAACACTTGGAAAAGATATTGACAAGAACAGTGTTAAAGAGAGTATAGACTATGTCAACGGTGTCTTTAGACCATATTTAACTAAAAAAGCTATTCAAAATCTCAAATTAGACTAA
- a CDS encoding helix-hairpin-helix domain-containing protein codes for MTNLITLLSQKTSLKKEHIANILKLLDEGSTIPFIARYRKDMTGGADDEVLREFETIYISSKKLLERKEEVSRLITERATLTDSIKKSIEDADTLRVLEDIYRPFKEKKSSRAMSAMANGLTPLANTLQSARLTTAEFKQEAKKFVKGSVASVDEAVKGAQDILAERYADLPREREAIRSNMLRFGILEVKKSKSFDENGTFKNFANKDAKGEKVAYIPSHRYLAIMRGVKEKELSVKITTDIGQIEENIKQYKIPRHASSSKELLFEAYRDGLKRLLLPSLERELHVELKEKADISAISVFGKNLNQLLMTPPVTKRVLLGVDPAFVSGCKLAVIDENGNYLESAVIYPTEPKKDYENSKNKVLTLTKKYNITGVAIGNGTASRETQEFFARINKEENAKLNYTVVSEAGASVYSASKIAAQEYPNLDVTIRGAISIAGRLQDPMAALVKIDPKSLGIGQYQHDVDQKLLEKKLTDVTQDLVNRVGVDINSASASLLAYVAGVGAKVAQNIIAFREENGLFKTKEQLLKVKGLGKKAYEQAAGFVRIKNGKSVFDNSGIHPESYDIAKKLSALELSSIDTKTKSQELHVGEETLKDIIKELSKPGFDPREDLPPIPFKDGVTDIKMLSVGSFVSGVVRNIADFGAFVDIGLKNDGMIHISKMSEKRISHPLEILALNQYLPQIEVISIDSEKGKIGLSLI; via the coding sequence ATGACAAATCTAATAACTTTACTATCACAAAAAACTTCTCTTAAAAAAGAGCATATCGCTAACATTTTAAAACTTCTTGACGAGGGTTCCACTATCCCTTTTATAGCACGCTACAGAAAAGATATGACCGGCGGTGCCGATGATGAAGTTCTTCGTGAATTTGAGACAATCTACATAAGCAGCAAAAAACTCTTAGAGAGAAAAGAAGAAGTCAGCAGACTTATAACTGAGCGTGCAACTTTAACAGACTCTATTAAAAAAAGTATAGAAGATGCTGACACGCTTAGAGTTTTAGAGGATATTTACCGACCTTTTAAAGAGAAAAAAAGTTCTCGTGCGATGAGTGCCATGGCAAACGGTTTAACACCACTTGCCAATACTCTGCAAAGTGCCAGACTAACTACTGCTGAGTTTAAACAAGAGGCTAAAAAGTTTGTAAAAGGGTCTGTTGCCTCTGTTGATGAAGCTGTGAAAGGTGCGCAAGATATCTTGGCGGAACGTTATGCCGACCTGCCACGTGAGCGTGAAGCCATCCGTAGCAATATGCTCCGTTTTGGTATATTAGAAGTTAAGAAAAGCAAGAGTTTCGATGAAAACGGTACATTTAAAAATTTTGCGAACAAAGATGCAAAGGGTGAAAAAGTTGCTTATATCCCTTCTCATCGCTATCTTGCCATTATGCGCGGGGTAAAAGAGAAAGAGCTATCTGTAAAAATCACTACCGATATAGGCCAAATAGAAGAGAATATAAAACAGTACAAGATTCCACGTCACGCTTCTAGTTCCAAAGAGTTGCTGTTTGAAGCTTACAGAGATGGGCTTAAAAGACTTCTGCTCCCTTCACTTGAGAGAGAGCTACATGTAGAGCTAAAAGAGAAAGCTGATATCTCTGCAATTAGTGTTTTTGGTAAAAATCTAAATCAGCTTCTTATGACTCCTCCAGTTACTAAAAGGGTTCTTCTTGGTGTTGACCCTGCTTTTGTTAGTGGATGTAAACTAGCTGTTATTGATGAAAACGGAAATTATCTTGAGTCTGCCGTAATCTACCCAACTGAGCCAAAAAAAGATTATGAAAATTCTAAAAACAAGGTACTAACACTAACAAAAAAGTATAACATAACAGGTGTTGCTATTGGAAACGGGACAGCTTCTCGTGAAACACAAGAGTTTTTTGCCCGCATAAATAAAGAAGAAAATGCAAAACTAAACTACACGGTTGTCTCTGAAGCAGGTGCATCTGTTTACTCTGCTTCAAAAATAGCCGCTCAGGAGTACCCAAACCTTGATGTCACAATAAGAGGTGCAATCTCTATTGCCGGAAGATTGCAAGACCCTATGGCAGCACTAGTTAAAATAGATCCAAAATCTTTAGGCATCGGGCAGTATCAACATGATGTTGACCAAAAACTTTTAGAGAAAAAATTAACAGATGTTACGCAAGACCTTGTAAACAGAGTAGGTGTTGACATAAACTCCGCTTCCGCTTCTCTTCTTGCTTATGTTGCAGGAGTCGGTGCAAAAGTGGCTCAAAATATAATTGCTTTTAGAGAGGAGAATGGTCTCTTTAAAACGAAAGAGCAGCTTTTAAAAGTAAAAGGGCTCGGAAAAAAAGCCTATGAGCAAGCTGCAGGATTTGTACGTATAAAAAATGGGAAAAGTGTATTTGACAACAGCGGTATTCATCCTGAGAGTTATGATATTGCGAAAAAATTGAGCGCTTTAGAGTTAAGCTCGATAGATACAAAAACAAAATCTCAGGAGCTACATGTAGGAGAAGAGACACTAAAAGATATCATTAAAGAGCTTAGTAAGCCGGGCTTTGACCCAAGAGAGGATTTACCACCTATTCCTTTTAAAGATGGCGTTACAGATATTAAAATGCTTAGTGTTGGGAGTTTTGTATCTGGTGTTGTCCGCAACATCGCTGACTTTGGTGCATTTGTAGATATTGGACTCAAGAATGACGGGATGATTCATATATCAAAAATGAGTGAAAAAAGAATTTCCCACCCCCTTGAAATTCTTGCACTAAACCAGTATCTTCCTCAAATAGAGGTAATATCAATAGATAGTGAAAAAGGGAAGATAGGACTTAGTCTAATTTGA
- a CDS encoding GGDEF domain-containing protein, translating to MKQTDQTLLEQMRITEFEMAHRKELFYLDDIDFKLLKKCKTFIEPKMNSLVDKFYEMQTSIVEIALLIGDSDTLFRLKNAQRKYLQDLFSGVYDLEYINNRLRIGLVHKRIGVEPKLYLSAISTLKNLLFQVIREEMKDSTEMLDTISALDKLFLFDITLVFETYIRSLVAEIESSKEKSEQYALALEETVLQRTHQLEIMSTTDALTGLLNVRTLSETLTKTLRSAQRRSEMVSVVYIDVNDFKIVNDTEGHDKGDKILQAVGDSIKKVSRLEDSCYRYGGDEFCIVLPNCSKEKAHDIYINRLRAELKKSFKDVTLSIGIVDTGPSDYYGADALIKKADEQMFLDKKMHKEKKIK from the coding sequence GTGAAGCAAACAGACCAGACTTTATTGGAACAGATGAGAATTACAGAGTTTGAAATGGCACATCGCAAAGAGTTATTTTATCTTGATGATATTGATTTTAAACTTTTAAAAAAATGTAAAACTTTTATAGAGCCGAAAATGAATTCGTTAGTTGATAAATTTTATGAGATGCAGACTTCTATTGTAGAGATTGCTCTGCTGATTGGTGATTCTGACACTCTTTTTAGACTTAAAAATGCACAGCGTAAATATTTACAAGATCTTTTCAGCGGAGTTTATGACCTCGAATATATTAACAACAGACTTAGAATCGGGCTGGTACACAAGCGTATAGGCGTTGAGCCAAAGCTATATCTCTCAGCAATCAGCACGCTAAAAAATCTCCTTTTTCAAGTTATTAGAGAAGAGATGAAAGACTCAACAGAGATGTTAGACACCATCTCGGCTTTGGATAAACTATTTTTATTTGATATAACTTTGGTCTTTGAGACATATATCAGAAGTTTGGTGGCAGAGATAGAGTCATCAAAAGAGAAGTCAGAGCAATATGCTTTAGCATTGGAAGAAACAGTACTGCAACGTACCCATCAGCTTGAGATTATGTCAACAACCGATGCTTTAACCGGGTTACTGAATGTAAGAACTCTCTCTGAGACTCTTACAAAAACACTAAGGTCTGCTCAGCGACGCTCAGAGATGGTAAGTGTTGTTTATATTGACGTTAATGATTTTAAGATAGTTAATGACACGGAGGGACATGACAAGGGAGATAAAATTTTACAGGCAGTAGGTGATTCAATAAAAAAAGTATCTCGCTTGGAGGATAGCTGTTATCGCTACGGCGGCGATGAGTTTTGTATAGTTTTACCAAATTGCTCCAAAGAAAAAGCACATGATATCTATATAAATCGCCTTAGAGCTGAATTAAAAAAGAGTTTTAAAGATGTGACATTAAGTATTGGTATTGTTGATACTGGGCCGAGTGATTATTATGGAGCGGATGCGCTAATTAAAAAAGCTGATGAGCAGATGTTTTTGGATAAAAAAATGCACAAAGAAAAAAAGATCAAATAA
- a CDS encoding DUF234 domain-containing protein yields the protein MSKYNKYKKNPTLLAQFRSFYFQNNPKDIEEAIKYFAVFGGMSWSVDMEKPLPELVESKVLNNYRYIHADITQITESDKHSHALLSGIAMGDRRTHSALKKARISRNDGEYAMETLFERGLLEAEYSLENPPNEEERVDEKLNFTKPFMRFWFSFISPYFKGIKEGDFKEAKESFANREQEFSELIFMKLAQEVIKKSFKDDPITEIGSYWDRNTQIDILAKTKSGKVVAGICKYSNSKAKKSELTKLKEQCALAELTPDICVVISKSGFTNELKSLKGAELRLLALKNFKSLVEDLSERDFMECTGKRY from the coding sequence ATGTCAAAATATAACAAATACAAAAAGAACCCAACACTTTTAGCACAGTTTCGCTCATTCTATTTTCAGAACAACCCTAAAGATATAGAAGAGGCTATAAAATATTTTGCTGTATTTGGTGGAATGAGTTGGAGTGTTGACATGGAAAAACCGTTACCAGAACTTGTAGAGAGCAAGGTTTTAAATAACTATCGCTATATTCATGCAGACATTACGCAGATTACAGAGAGTGACAAACATAGCCACGCACTGCTGAGTGGTATTGCCATGGGAGACCGTCGCACTCACTCTGCCCTGAAAAAAGCACGAATATCCAGAAATGATGGCGAGTATGCAATGGAGACTCTTTTTGAAAGAGGTCTTTTAGAAGCTGAGTATTCCCTTGAAAATCCACCAAACGAAGAGGAGCGTGTTGATGAAAAGCTGAACTTCACTAAACCTTTTATGCGTTTTTGGTTCTCTTTTATATCACCGTATTTTAAAGGGATTAAAGAGGGCGATTTTAAAGAGGCGAAAGAGAGTTTTGCCAACCGTGAACAAGAGTTCTCTGAGCTTATATTTATGAAATTGGCACAGGAAGTTATAAAAAAAAGTTTTAAAGATGACCCTATTACAGAGATAGGAAGTTATTGGGACAGAAATACTCAAATCGATATCTTAGCAAAAACAAAGTCAGGCAAAGTCGTTGCCGGTATATGCAAATACTCTAATTCAAAAGCAAAAAAAAGTGAACTTACTAAACTAAAAGAGCAGTGTGCGTTAGCAGAGCTGACTCCTGACATATGTGTAGTTATCTCTAAAAGTGGTTTTACAAATGAGCTTAAAAGTTTAAAAGGAGCAGAGTTAAGACTCCTTGCTCTTAAAAACTTCAAAAGTCTTGTTGAAGATTTAAGCGAAAGAGACTTTATGGAGTGCACGGGGAAAAGGTACTAA
- a CDS encoding response regulator transcription factor — translation MRAKILLLEDDLTLSETVVEFLQENGFEVVSAYDGEEASEIIYEQQFDLFLLDVNVPLLNGFELLKQKRDDGVKTPAIYITSLNSIDSLEDGYKSGCDDYIRKPFVLKELLFRVETILKRGFFHERTSRLKIDEHVEYDTESNLLFVDSKRVSLNTKTSQLLKLFLLHQEEVISHERIYDALWSYEETPSEGALRTYIKDLRKIIGKDKIVSIKKLGYRFSSK, via the coding sequence ATGAGAGCGAAAATACTTTTACTTGAGGATGATTTAACTCTTAGTGAAACAGTAGTTGAGTTTTTGCAGGAGAACGGTTTTGAAGTGGTTAGTGCCTATGATGGTGAAGAGGCATCGGAGATTATTTATGAACAGCAGTTTGACCTTTTTTTACTTGATGTTAATGTCCCTCTTCTTAATGGATTTGAGCTTTTGAAACAAAAGCGCGATGATGGTGTAAAAACTCCAGCTATCTATATCACTTCGCTAAACTCCATAGATTCTCTTGAAGATGGTTATAAAAGCGGTTGTGATGATTATATACGAAAACCTTTTGTTCTAAAAGAGCTTCTCTTCCGTGTTGAGACTATATTGAAAAGAGGCTTTTTTCATGAGAGAACCTCAAGATTAAAAATAGATGAACATGTAGAGTATGACACAGAGTCAAATCTTCTTTTTGTGGACTCTAAGCGGGTAAGTCTAAATACAAAAACTTCTCAGCTTTTAAAACTATTTTTGCTTCATCAAGAGGAAGTAATTTCTCATGAGAGGATTTACGATGCTCTTTGGAGCTACGAGGAGACACCTAGCGAGGGTGCTTTAAGAACCTACATAAAAGATCTTAGAAAAATTATAGGAAAGGATAAAATTGTTAGCATCAAAAAGCTTGGGTATAGATTTTCGTCAAAGTGA
- a CDS encoding sensor histidine kinase: MLASKSLGIDFRQSEKQTLFGFLALYVLLTVIIISVFSFIYFGLQKDLMLQQKKSTLQKYSKELIEELKKLHVNFDKTQIYPRSDKFDSAIFDNEKKLIFSTTQSKLRLDKILYLEDGVIHLVNIPESYYLGARYIIVKIIDDEVWLEQTKKKITVFVVITFLFMLGIGYILLRLFLKPMRDAITLLDEFIKDTTHELNTPVSTIVANIEMIDKSSLDEKLLKKINRIDIGAKTVSNIYQDLTYLTLGNEIISNNEDIHVEQLVLERVEYFTSLALAKKIKISTNIIEKTFLHVDKFKISKLLDNLLSNAIKYNKVGGEIIVNVDKRVFSVEDSGIGIAKDDISKIKERYKRFNKSSGGFGIGLSIVSSIAKEYNLNIDITSKENIGTKVSVSW, encoded by the coding sequence TTGTTAGCATCAAAAAGCTTGGGTATAGATTTTCGTCAAAGTGAAAAACAGACCCTATTTGGGTTTTTGGCTCTGTATGTTTTACTTACGGTTATTATCATCTCTGTATTTTCTTTCATCTATTTTGGGCTTCAAAAAGATTTGATGCTACAACAAAAAAAATCAACCCTGCAAAAGTACTCTAAAGAGCTTATAGAAGAGCTTAAGAAACTACATGTAAATTTTGACAAAACACAAATCTATCCAAGAAGCGACAAGTTTGACTCTGCAATCTTTGATAACGAAAAAAAGCTTATATTTTCAACGACACAGAGCAAACTTAGACTAGATAAGATTCTTTATCTCGAGGATGGAGTTATTCACTTAGTTAACATACCTGAGTCTTACTACCTTGGTGCTAGATATATAATTGTAAAAATAATAGATGATGAAGTGTGGCTGGAGCAAACCAAAAAAAAGATTACGGTTTTTGTAGTTATAACATTTTTGTTTATGTTAGGTATAGGTTATATACTTCTTCGACTGTTTTTAAAGCCTATGCGTGATGCTATCACTCTGCTTGACGAGTTTATAAAAGACACTACTCACGAGCTGAACACACCTGTAAGTACTATAGTCGCAAATATAGAGATGATAGATAAATCATCCCTTGATGAGAAGTTGTTGAAAAAGATAAATAGAATAGACATAGGTGCAAAAACAGTCTCAAATATCTATCAAGATTTAACTTATCTAACACTTGGTAATGAGATAATCTCTAACAATGAAGATATACATGTAGAACAGTTAGTGTTAGAAAGAGTAGAGTATTTTACTTCACTCGCCCTAGCTAAGAAAATAAAAATCAGCACAAATATAATAGAGAAAACATTTCTACATGTAGATAAGTTTAAAATCTCAAAACTTTTAGATAACCTGCTATCAAATGCGATAAAGTATAATAAAGTTGGCGGAGAGATTATTGTCAATGTAGATAAGAGAGTATTTAGCGTAGAAGATTCCGGCATAGGTATAGCAAAAGATGATATTTCCAAAATAAAAGAGAGATACAAACGGTTTAACAAAAGCAGCGGCGGTTTCGGTATAGGACTAAGTATAGTCTCTTCAATTGCCAAAGAGTATAATCTAAATATAGATATAACATCCAAAGAGAATATTGGAACAAAAGTGAGTGTCTCATGGTAA
- a CDS encoding c-type cytochrome: MKTTTITKTLKSLVIAGAIIGSSTLFAADGASIYNKCAGCHGSTGEKVALGKSKVIANMSEEELNSALNGYKAGSYGGAMKGLMKGQVANLSEDDVKAVAAHIASLKK, encoded by the coding sequence ATGAAAACTACAACAATAACAAAAACATTAAAATCTTTAGTTATAGCAGGTGCTATTATTGGCTCATCAACTCTGTTCGCTGCTGATGGTGCTTCTATCTACAACAAGTGTGCTGGTTGTCACGGCTCAACAGGTGAGAAAGTTGCTCTTGGTAAGTCAAAAGTGATTGCCAATATGAGTGAAGAAGAGCTTAACAGCGCGCTTAATGGTTATAAAGCCGGCAGTTATGGCGGAGCTATGAAAGGTCTTATGAAAGGGCAAGTAGCAAATCTTTCTGAGGATGATGTTAAAGCGGTAGCTGCTCACATAGCTTCGTTAAAAAAGTAG
- a CDS encoding HvfA family oxazolone/thioamide-modified RiPP metallophore, translating into MKTTKILALLLGAALFLSMGATTVSAEDMKCGAGKCGSDMKVPKDKKENMKCGAGKCGSEMKTPESTDDKKWGKDYSEKERERGEIKTH; encoded by the coding sequence ATGAAAACTACCAAAATATTGGCACTTCTTTTAGGAGCAGCTTTGTTTTTAAGTATGGGTGCCACAACAGTTAGTGCAGAAGACATGAAATGCGGAGCAGGAAAGTGTGGTTCTGATATGAAAGTACCTAAAGATAAAAAAGAGAATATGAAATGCGGAGCAGGAAAATGCGGTTCTGAGATGAAAACACCTGAATCAACAGATGATAAAAAATGGGGTAAAGATTACTCTGAAAAAGAGAGAGAAAGAGGCGAGATAAAGACGCACTAG